A genomic segment from Poecilia reticulata strain Guanapo linkage group LG3, Guppy_female_1.0+MT, whole genome shotgun sequence encodes:
- the cdc42se2 gene encoding CDC42 small effector protein 2 produces the protein MTEFWVCFSCCIAEQPQPKRRRRIDRSMIGEPTNFVHTTHVGSGDMGLGLASVDLVQAQMKSKGGYTHGGSEGSQL, from the exons ATGACTGAGTTCTGGGTTTGTTTCAGTTGCTGCATTGCAGAGCAGCCGCAACCA AAACGGCGGCGACGAATCGACCGCTCCATGATCGGGGAGCCAACAAACTTTGTYCACACCACACATGTAGGCTCGGGAGACATGGGCCTTGGATTGGCATCA GTAGATCTTGTTCAGGCCCAGATGAAGTCTAAAGGAGGCTACACACACGGTGGCTCAGAGGGCTCTCAGTTGTAG